In Gossypium raimondii isolate GPD5lz chromosome 12, ASM2569854v1, whole genome shotgun sequence, a single window of DNA contains:
- the LOC128035440 gene encoding uncharacterized protein LOC128035440, with protein sequence MDFVSELPLTPTKKDSIWVIVDQLTKSEHFFPVWTDYCLQKLAKLYISEIRSSLHFSILEEIARSSRFKIRLQYCVPSSDCGQSERVIQILEDMLRICVIDSQGSWEDFLPLAKFTYNNSFQPSIQMIKSNADRLKMVSDRQKSYADLKGRDIEYSMGDLVFLKLELPPELDCIHDVFHVSMLRWYRSDPSHVVSIEEIENEPAGLSGKGVDVLEALCSNPCASVDVIFARLSDRVSMGIEY encoded by the exons ATGGATTTCGTTAGTGAGTTGCCATTGACACCCACTAAAAAGGATTCTatttgggtcatcgtggatcaaTTGACCAAGTCCGAGCATTTTTTTCCAGTTTGGACGGACTACTGTCTGCAGAAGTTAGCGAAGCTCTATATCTCTGAGATT agatcctcTCTTCACTTTTCAATTTTAGAAGAAATTGCACGAAGCTCTAGGTTCAAGATTAGACTTCAGTATTGCGTTCCATCCTCAGATTGtggtcaatctgagagggtgattcagatactagagGATATGCTTCGGATTTGTGTGATAGATTCccaaggtagttgggaggattttCTGCCGCTAGCTAAGTTCACCTACAATAACAGTTTCCAGCctagcatccagatg ATAAAGTCCAATGCGGATCGTCTGAAGATGGTTTCTGATAGACAGAAGTCCTATGCGGATCTGAAAGGGAGAGATATTGAGTACTCTATGGGTGACCTTGTATTTCTTAAG TTGGAGCTGCCTCCAGAGTTGGATTgtatccatgatgtgtttcacgtctCGATGTTGAGGTGGTATCGGTCTGATCCTTCTCACGTTGTCTctattgaggagattgag aatgagcctgctggtttgAGTGGTAAGGGAGTTGATGTGTTGGAGgccttgtgttcgaatccctgcGCTAGTGTGGATGTTATTTTTGCTCGGTTGTCTGATAGAGTTTCGATGGGTATAGAATACTGA